The DNA region CTACTATTGATTTAAGGGTTATATTATCTGATTTAATATTTAGGTTATCTAAGGCTTTTAGTTTAGCTCCTTCTACTAATATATTATTACTTAATAGATTAATATTATCAAATAGAAGTTTTTGTTCTTTTATATTTAAGTTTTTAGCATTTATTGTAATATTTGACTTAGTAGGTTTAGATTCTAAATTATTATGATTCATTTTAAAGTTATCTATTAAATATCTATTATTACTATTGTATTTAATATTATTTAAGAAATATGGATTATTTAAAAAGTTTGATAGTTTTACATATCTTGGATCATCTTCTAAATTGTATTCTATCTTCTTACCATTTATCTCTATTTCTTCTTTATTATTTATATATCTTTCATCTTCTTCTCTTAAAGTCTTTTTACTTTCATCTATGCTATATGATTTAAAGTTTACATTTTCTGCATCTATGTTAATATTTTCACCTTTAATATGAGATGGAAGTCCTTTAAGATTTACTTCTCTATCATTACCTAAATCTCTAATATATGTAGCATTATGTAATATATTACAATATACAAGACCTCCAGGACAACTAAAAGAACCATCAAATATCATTTTTTCATAACCATCTTGAATAGTTATTGTTTCATCACTAATACTAGATGCATTATTATATGTATTAGTCTTTATATTATTATCATTATTTGCTATTATATGTCCATCTTTATTATTTACTACATCTTTTGTAGTAATATTAATGTTATTACCACTAAGTACTGAAAAGCTTGTATCTGAGTTAGTATTTTCTACATATCCTTTTAGTAAGATATTTTCTTCACTTTCTCCTAAATAGTTATCAGAGTATTGTGAATACATTGCCTCTTTATTTTTATTCTTTATTTCTTCTATTCTTTCTTTACTTAATAGTTCACTTCCATTTAGGTTGTAAAATATTCCAGCTTTACCAGCTCTTTCCTTATTGTATTTTACATCTCCCCAATCTTTCCATACTCTCCAATCAAATTCAGTAGGATCTATTACTACTACTTCATCATAGAAAGCTGACAAAGCATTTATCTTTGCTTCATCAGTTGAAGATAATATTCCAGCATTATATGAAACATATGTTTCTTTTAGTTTTGTTTTCCACTCTTCTATATTTTCTATTATATTTCCATTTTTATCTTTGTATTTAATTATGGGGTTACCATAAGAATTTACCTTACCTATATTATTAAGGTTTTTACTTTCTAAACTTAAGATATTATCTGCATGTATTATTGCTCCATTTAGATTTGATATATTTTCTTTTGCTTTTAATGATATATTATCACTTATTAATATATTTCCATCATTTAATATATTATTGGCTTCTATACTTATACTATTATTTGATATGATTTTATCTCTATTTGTAAAATCTTCTTCTACCTTTATATCTAAGTTATCTGTTCTTATACTTTCTATATTTGCTTGTCTCTTTGATTCTAAACTTAAATCCTTTGAAGTTATACTCTTAACTCCTATCCCTGATTTAGTTGCTACTATCTTTACTACATCTCCATATACTGACCCTATTATATCTGCACTTATTTCTGTTCCTTCTTCTCCTGCATATGTTGTTACATTAAGCTTTTTTGCATATATATCTGAATCTGAAGTAAATTTATTAGCTACTATCTCTAGGTTTTCTTTAGTATTTAACTCTTTTAAACTTTTTATGTCTCCTGTTGGTTTTAAGTAATTTATTTTATTATCTTCATCTATATTTACTTTTCCTGTTGTTAAAGACATATTATGTATATTTAAAAAACTTGCACCATCTAGTGTTATTCCATTAGGATTTGAAAGTATTACATCTAATTTATCTTTACTTAATGCCTCAAGTATTCCTTTTAGTTTACTCTCTTCTGTTCCTGTTACATCTAGAAGTGCAAGTTTTGCTCTTGTTTCTTTTATATTATTATTTCCATTTATTAGTCCTGCTATATGACTCCTTGCTATATTTTTAGCATTATTAATTACAGCACCTTTTTCACTTACATTAAAGTCTTTAAATGTTGAATGACTTACACCTTTAGGACTTGGAGTCGATATATTTATTATATCTATACCATTATTACTCTTTTCTATATATACATTAGTATTACCATCTACTGTTATATTTGCATATGAAAAAAGAGAGATTGATATTGCTATAATCATACCAAAAAACTTCTTCATAACTATTACCTTCCTTTTTATTTGATTTATTAATTGATGTTATCATGTTTTTTTATATTTGTCAATAAAAAGCCTTAGATCATTCATCTAAGGCTTCCTCTGTATGTATATTTATTTCTGGATCTTCAATTTGTATAGTTACATGCTCTATACCGTATTCTTCTTTCAATATATTTGAAATATTTTTTACTATATCATAATCATTTATACCATTATATTCCTTTAATAATACATGAAATGATAAGCTATATAGTCCTTCTGAAATAGACCAAAGATGGAATTCATGTACATTTTTAACATTATCTATTTTTAATATACTATCTCTTATCTTAGCTATGTCTAATTCTTCAGGTACTGCTTCCATTAGAATATTTAACGATTTTTTGATTATCTTAAATCCACCCATCATTATTACTATGCTTATTACCGCACTTATTATTGGATCTAATAATATTAATCCTGTATATTTAACAAGTATTCCTGTAATAATTACTCCAACTGAATTTAATAAATCCCCTAAAAAATGCCATAAGGCACTTTTAATGTTTAAGTTTTCTTCATGTTTCAAACTATTCATAAGTACTAATGTAAGTACTATATTTATTACTAAACCTATAACCGCTATTGTTATCATTAAACTAAAATTTATATTCTGTGGATTAATTACTCTTTTAACAGCTTCATAAATTATTCCAAAAGCTATAAGTATTAAAGCAAGACCATTTAAAAAAGCTGCTATAATTTCTACTCTTAAATATCCATAAGTATATTTCTGAGTTGGTTTTTTAGAAGCATAAAAAATTGCAACCATACTAAATACCAAAGCTATTACATCTGATATCATATGAAATGAATCAGAAACTAATGCAAGTGAACCTGAAATTAGTCCACCAAATAATTCTAACATTGCAAATACTGCTGTAAGTACTAAACTAATCCATAAAGTTTTTTTAGATTGATTCTGTACCTTATAATGCTTCGCATGATGATAATCAAATTCTATATTTTTCATATCTTTGCTCCTTTTTCTTAATTCCATTTCTCATTCATGATATTTAATTTATCAAATACATAAAAAAGTATACTTATTATTATCCCTAAAATTGCTGCTAAATTCATTCCTTGAAATTCCATTCCTAAAACTGTAAATTTTAGTCCTGAAAGGCCAGCTATAAAAATTACTGAAGTTAAAATTAAATTTTGTGGTTTATTAAAATCTACTTTTTCTTCAACTAACAACCTCAATCCTGATGTCCCTATCATTCCATATAGAAGAAACGTAACTCCACCTATAACATCTCCTGGTATTGATTGTATTAAGGCTGAAAACGGTCCTATAAAGGCCATGCAAATAGAAATTATCGCAGCTCCTTTAATTACCTGGATACTATATACTCCAGTAATGGCCATAACTCCTATATTTTCTCCATAAGTTGTAGTCGGTACTCCTCCTATTAATCCTGATAACATAGTAGAGAAATTATCTCCAAATAAGCTTCTATGTAATCCTGGATCTTTAATTAAATCCTTTCCTACTATTCTACTTGTAACTACTTGATGTGATATATGTTCAGATACTATTACTAATACTACCGGTAACATTGCAAGTAAAGCTTTTATATCAAATTTAGCAATTGCAAAATTAGGTAATGTAAACAAAGGTGTATTAATTACAACTGTTAGATCAACAACTCCTAATATAACTGAAGCTATATATCCTACTATTATTGCTATAAGTATAGGTATAGTTGCAAAAAATTTTCTAAATAAAACTGAACCCAATATTGCTGTAACAAGGGTTATAGCAAATACTAAAATACTTGTAGAACTTGGATTATCTGTCATAATATTTGCACCAATTTTTCCCCCTGAAACTGTTAATTTGGCAAGATCAAATCCTATTAATGAAACTACAGCACCCATGGCAGCTGGTGGAAGTATTATATTTATCCAATCTGTTCCAAATTTATATATTACAAAAGATAGAATACATCCTATCAATCCTACAAATACAAATCCTCCTAATGCATAATCATAATCCATACCTAAACCATATTTAGATATAATATATAAAGTTGGTGCAATAAATGCTCCACTTGAACCTAAATATGCTGGAACCTTATTTCTTGTAATCCATAAAAATATTAAAGTTCCTATCCCATTCATAAACAATGCTATATTAGGATTTATACCAAATATTATTGGTATTAAAATAGAACCTCCAAACATAGCAAATGTATGTTGAAAACTAAGTGGTACCAATAATGATTTCGGTACTTTTTCATCAATTTGTATTATTTTTCTTAAACTCATAATTTTCTCCTTTTTTTATAATTATAATTATATCATATAAAAAAGAGTTACTACAAATTAAATATAAAAAGAACAATTAATCTATTTTTATATTCATATAATACATTGGCTTATATTTATTTTTTAAAATAATATCTAATTCATGATTTATTTCTAATGAAAATGGCAATGGATTCATTGACTTAATGCTATCCATAATAGTTGTTTTTTTAACTGCATAATATAATTTACAATCTTTAATATCAAGATATTTCATCATCTCCTCTAAACAATCATCAAAAGTCCCCACTTTATCTGCAAGACCTATTTGTACAGCTTCTTCTCCTAGCCATATTCTACCTTGAGCAATTTTTTCTAATCTTTCATCAGTCATTATCCTAGCTGTCATAACATGTCTTTTAAATTCTATATAAACATCTTGCATATTTTGAATTAATTTTTCTTTAAGTTCTGGGCTTAATACTTGTTTTAAATCAAATAATTCTGTAGCTATACCTGAACTTACTGTTTCTATATTTAATCCAATTTTTTTACTTACCTCATCAAAAGTAGGATACATACTCACAACACCTATAGAACCTGTTATTGTATTTTTATTTACAAATATTTTTTTAGATACTGTAGAAATATAATAACCTCCACTAGCAGCAACTTGACCCATGGATACAAAAATTGGAACTCCTAAATTTTTTAATTCTTTATATATTCTTTCAGATTCTAAAGCACTTCCTCCTGGTGAATTAATTCTTAATATTACTCCTTTAAGATTTTCAATTTCTTGTAACTCTTCAATTTTTTCTAATATATCATCATATGTAATAACACTTTTTGAATTACTCCTAGATAATATTTCTCCTTCAGCACATATTACACCTATTACATTTTTACTTTTATTTTTCTTCTTAACTTTTTTTGCAAAAGATATTAAACTATCTGTATTTGTTGAATAATCTATTTCTAATTTATCAAAATTAGAAATTCCATCTATTAACCCATTTTCTTTAGCAACACTATGCTTTACTAATACAAAATCACCTTTAAATAATTTTTCTCTAATATCAATATTTCTTCTTTCTTTAACCTCTTCTAAAAAATTTTCTAACATCTTATCATAAATTCTAGTTATAGATATTCTTTGCTCTTCCGACATTTCTTCTCTATGAAAATTTTCACCTGCTGATTTGTAATCTCCGATATGTAAAACATTTACTTTTAATCCTATTCTATCAAACAAATTTTTAAAATATATAAAAGATCTTGAATAACCCTTTAATACCATAGATGAATTTAAAGAATTATACATATATATTGTATCTGCAAGCATAGCTATTCTATACTTTCTATTATCTAAATTAGAGGCTAAAGCAATTACTTTCTTAGATTTATTCATTTCTTTAAAAATTTCCTTTAATTCATCTATTTGAGTAGAATTTAATTCCATATTATCTATATCAAGTATTACTTCTTCTACACTATTTATTTCATTTATTTTTTTTATTGCCGACTTAAATTCAAAAAAAGAAAGTTTATCGTTTAATCCTCCTTTTTCTGTATCTTCAAATAATTCATCATTTGCAATTACTATTTTTCTTATTTTTTTCAATTTTAAGTTACTAACATTTTTATCTTTCTTAAATATTTTCCTAATTGCAAATGATACTAACCCTAAAATTAAAACCAAAATTAATACAATTATTATTGCTTGTATTATAGAATATATTATTATCATTTTTATCTTGTATAATATAGTTATTATTAAACTATATTTCTCCTTTCTTTTTATAAAATTATCAAATATGATTAAAAATATATTTTAATTTTTATAGTTAGGAATTATCAAATTTTAATCAATAATATTCTATTTATAAGTAATTAAACTTTATTTAATACTACTAAAATTCCTTAAAATTTAATAAATCTACCTATTGTATCATTTTTTATTTATACTTAATATTTCAAAATTATTCTCTTAAAAAGATAATATATTATATTTTTATATTTGTCAAATGAAATTTTACAAAAGTTTACTGTTGAAAAAAATAATTTTTGGTAGTATAATATATTAACAAAACATAAGAAGGAGAAAATTTATGAAAAAAACAATTTTACTATTAGCATTTTTAACTGCTGGAAACTTATTTGCTGCAGGTCCAAAATTACCTTATACTCATCAAGGTTTTAAAACTAATGATAATGTTCAAATAGCTGTAAACTTTGTTTCTATTGATGGTATTAAAGAAAGTATTAAAGATATGCCACCTATGACTGTATCTTTTGATATTGATGATACTTTAATTTTTTCAAGTCAATATTTCCAATACGGATTTACTTACGGTCCTGAATTAGGTTGGGGAAACAATCCTAAAGAGGTTTTAAATAACCAAAATTTCTGGGATTATGTTGCAGAACAAGCTGATAAACACTCTATTCCTAAACAATCTGCAATTGATATAATAAAAATGCATTTAGAAAGAGGAGATAAAATTGCTTTTATAACTGGTAGAACTCCTCATAGAAATTTAGAAAATGGTACAATTACTGAAACTTCATTAGCATTACAAAAATCTTTAAAATTACCTTATGCTGTACCAATTTGGTATACTTCTGAAACACCTTTAGATGGTAACAAATGGGATAAAACTTATTATATTAAAAAAGTTGGTTCAAAAATCCATTATGGAGATTCTGATAATGATATTTTAGCTGCAAGAGAAGCTGGAATTAGAGGTATTAGAGTTCAAAGATCATATTCATCAACTAATAGACAACAACTAAATGGGGGATACGGAGAAGAAGTAGTTATTAACTCTGCATGGTAATTCTAAAAATAAAATATTTGCAGTAAGTATATAGATATATTAAGGAAGAAATTATTTAAAAATATAAAAAATAATGGAGAATTCTAAAAATTTAGAGAATTCTCCATCTTTTAATTAATATTTTCATTCCAATTTTTAATTATTTTTATAAATCCTAATTTAGAATATTTTTTGATCCTCTTTAATTAAATTTAAAACTTATTCATTTTTTATTTTCTTATTTCTATTTTACCTACTATATTTTCCATTTTAACATTTAATATCGATGATGTACTTGTAGGAGCATCTACAAATATTTTTCCAACTATATTTGATGATTCTATTTTCACATTATTTTTTACCTTAATATCTATTTTACCAGCTATATTTTCTAAATTAATTAATCCACTTTCAGCTGCCTCAAATTTCATTAACCCTGCAAAATTTTCTACATCTATATCTAGTCTTTCATTATCTTTATATGTAATTTTTATATAACTCTTTTCATTTTTAAATACTGAATATTTTTTGGATTGTACCTTTATTTTCCCACTAGTATATGAATAATTAATTATTTCCCCTGTTCTTTTTATAAATATGCTATTTTTAGTTCCTTTTTCTATTTTAACATTTCCAGCAAAGTCTTCTATATCTATATTTACTATTTCTCCTAATTCCTCTTCAGAACTATATTCTACTAGATTATTCATATTTTCATAATATTCTTTAGTATCAAAAATATTTTTACCTATTAAAAAAATTCCTATAATTATAAATATCAATCCTATTAATAATCTTTTAAAAAATTTCATTTTTAGCCTCCTAATATATTTTAACCATCCCTAATATAGAATCTATTCTTATTTTCTTTTTAGAACTTAATTTTTTGTCTATACTATCATCTATTTTTAAAGATCCTAATTTACTATCTACTGATATATCTATATTTTTTTCTTCACCAAGATTAACTTTTAATGTCCCAAGTATTGAATCAATATCTAAATTACCTTCTTTTGGATATTCATAATAAATATTTCCTAATAATGAATCTACCTCTACATCTAAATTTTCTTCTTTATATTCTATAACTATTGTTGGTAATTTTTCTATAAGTATTTCAACTGCTTTATTTGAATCAATCGATAAATCAAGAACACCATCATTAAATACTTTAATTAGTTCTATTTTATCAATAAAATTCATTATTTTTAAATTATTTTCATTTCCTCTAACTATTTTAACATTCCCTAAAATATCATTAAATTTTATTTTCTTTAGTCCTTCAAGTGATATTATTTCTTCTTTAATTTCCTCATCAAAAATATCTTCACTTTCAACTTCTTGAAAATATGTATTTCCTTTTTTAAAAGTAAATGAATATTTCTTTTTTTTCTTTGATGATATAATTCTATATATTCTCATTAAAATATCAGAAATTATTGATATAATAAATTTTGAAATTGATATTATTATAGGAATAAATATTATAGCTAATCCTATTAATATAAATAATCCTCCAATAGAGCCAACTAAGAAAGATGAACCAAGACCAATAACTTTAAATGGTATTGTAAATAATGACCACAAGATTATAAATGGTATTGCTATTACTCCAATTATAAATAAAAATAATAAAGGAATTAATACTAATACTAATATAATAGCTGGTATTGCAATTGGTGCTGTAATTATACCACTAAGAAATAATAATATTGAAGTAAATGAACCTCTTCTTTTCCATTTTTCTTCTTTTTTTATCCCTAATTCCACTAAAATATCCCTTGATATAATTTTAGGATCCATATCCGTTGGTATTTTATCATTATCTTCTATACCTAAATCCGCAAAATACTCTTCATAAAAATCAAATACTGATTTTTTATCAGTATAATCTAAATCTTTTAAATATATATCTAATTTCCTCATAAATTCTTTTTTAGTCATATAATCCTGCCTCCTCAATAAATGATTCTATTTCTTTTTTTAACTCTAACCACTCATTTGTAAATTTTTTTAGCTCCTTTTTTCCTTCTACAGTTATCCTATAATACCTTCTATTTCTACCTTGAAAAGAACTATCATAAGTTTCAAGAAAATCTTTTTTTTGTAATCTTCTAAGTACTGGATAGAGGGTTGATTCACTAATTTTAATTCTATCTTGAACTTTTTGAGTAAGAATATAACCATATAAATCTTCCTTATTCAAACAAGAAAGTACACAAAAATCTAATATTTCACTACTTATTTGCACAAATTATCCTCCTTTTATCTTTTATAATATTATATATTGTATAATATTGTTTGTCAAGTAATAAAATAAAATTATTAAAAAATAATCATTACAATAAATATTTTTACTAGAAAATAAAAACAAAATGGATGCCCCTTGTTAAATACAAGTAAACATCCATTTAAAGTATAATATATATCTTTTTTTAGAGTTTTTTATTTATCTTTAAAATATTCTCTTACTTTAGGAGCAACTTCTTCTCCAAATAATCTTATAGATTCTAAAATATCTTCATGAGGTAAAGATCCTAATGGTAAATGTAATAAAAATCTATTTAGTCCTAATTCTTCTATCATTCTAATTAATTTATTAGCAACAGTTTCAGGGTCTCCAACAAACATTACATCGTCATCACCAACCATATTTAAATATCTATCCCAAGTTAATTTACTCCAATGTGCTCTTTCTTCAGCTATTCTATCCATTACCAATTTAGTAGGATAATAATATTTTTTTATAGCTTCTTCCTTATCTTTAGCAATAAATCCCCAAGAATGAGCAGCAACCTTAAGGTTTTCAATAGGATGATTTGCTCTTAATCCAATATTTCTGTAATGATTAATTAATCCCTTAAATCCAGAAATTCCTCCACCTAAAATAGCGTATGCAACTGGTAATCCTTGTAAAGCAATATTTACAGTTGATTCAAGATTACCTCCTGTACCAACCCATACATCAAGTTTTTCTGCTCTAGGATAAACACCCTTTCCATCTACTTTATGAGTATGAGTTGTCCCTTTCCAATTTAAAATTTCATTTTCTTTTATTGCTAATAACATATCTAATTTTTCTTTAAATAATTCATCATAATCTGCTAAATTATATCCAAATAATGGAAAAGACTCAATGAATGATCCACGTCCTACCATAATTTCTGCTCTTCCTTTAGAAAGTGCATCAACTGTTGCAAAGTTTTGATATATTCTTATTGGATCTGCAGAAGATAAAACCGTAACTGCACTTGTAAGTTTAATATTTTTAGTATTAACAGCCCCTGCAGCAAGAATAATTTCAGGATTAGATACTGCAAAATCATCTCTGTGGTGTTCTCCTATTCCATAAACATCTAATCCTACTTTATCCGCAAGTTCAATTTCTTCAACTAAATTTCTAATTCTTTCTGCATGAGATATTGCTTTCCCAGTTTGCTCAATAATTGTTGTTTCTCCAAATGTTGAAATTCCTAATTCAATTTTCATTTTAATCTACTCCCTTTATTCTTATATAAATATATCTAATACACTATTAATATATCATTTTCAAAATATATCTAATTAGATATATATATAATACATCATTTTTAAAAAAATGTCAAGAAAAAAAAAGAGTACTAAAGTACTCAACAATAAATAATAAAAAGTTTAGCAATTACCTATTTTCCCTATTACTAAGTATCTTTGGCGTACACAGACTTAACTTCTAGGTTCGAAATGTAACTAGGTGTATCCCTGTGGCTATAATCACTAAACTTAAATGGCGACCTTGGAAGGACTCGAACCTTCGACCCTCTGATTAACAGTCAGATGCTCTAACCGACTGAGCTACAAAGTCATGATTTAAAAAAAGTTTGGCAACTACCTATCTTCCCTATTACTA from Streptobacillus canis includes:
- a CDS encoding cation diffusion facilitator family transporter, with product MKNIEFDYHHAKHYKVQNQSKKTLWISLVLTAVFAMLELFGGLISGSLALVSDSFHMISDVIALVFSMVAIFYASKKPTQKYTYGYLRVEIIAAFLNGLALILIAFGIIYEAVKRVINPQNINFSLMITIAVIGLVINIVLTLVLMNSLKHEENLNIKSALWHFLGDLLNSVGVIITGILVKYTGLILLDPIISAVISIVIMMGGFKIIKKSLNILMEAVPEELDIAKIRDSILKIDNVKNVHEFHLWSISEGLYSLSFHVLLKEYNGINDYDIVKNISNILKEEYGIEHVTIQIEDPEINIHTEEALDE
- the uraA gene encoding uracil permease yields the protein MSLRKIIQIDEKVPKSLLVPLSFQHTFAMFGGSILIPIIFGINPNIALFMNGIGTLIFLWITRNKVPAYLGSSGAFIAPTLYIISKYGLGMDYDYALGGFVFVGLIGCILSFVIYKFGTDWINIILPPAAMGAVVSLIGFDLAKLTVSGGKIGANIMTDNPSSTSILVFAITLVTAILGSVLFRKFFATIPILIAIIVGYIASVILGVVDLTVVINTPLFTLPNFAIAKFDIKALLAMLPVVLVIVSEHISHQVVTSRIVGKDLIKDPGLHRSLFGDNFSTMLSGLIGGVPTTTYGENIGVMAITGVYSIQVIKGAAIISICMAFIGPFSALIQSIPGDVIGGVTFLLYGMIGTSGLRLLVEEKVDFNKPQNLILTSVIFIAGLSGLKFTVLGMEFQGMNLAAILGIIISILFYVFDKLNIMNEKWN
- the sppA gene encoding signal peptide peptidase SppA, whose protein sequence is MIIIYSIIQAIIIVLILVLILGLVSFAIRKIFKKDKNVSNLKLKKIRKIVIANDELFEDTEKGGLNDKLSFFEFKSAIKKINEINSVEEVILDIDNMELNSTQIDELKEIFKEMNKSKKVIALASNLDNRKYRIAMLADTIYMYNSLNSSMVLKGYSRSFIYFKNLFDRIGLKVNVLHIGDYKSAGENFHREEMSEEQRISITRIYDKMLENFLEEVKERRNIDIREKLFKGDFVLVKHSVAKENGLIDGISNFDKLEIDYSTNTDSLISFAKKVKKKNKSKNVIGVICAEGEILSRSNSKSVITYDDILEKIEELQEIENLKGVILRINSPGGSALESERIYKELKNLGVPIFVSMGQVAASGGYYISTVSKKIFVNKNTITGSIGVVSMYPTFDEVSKKIGLNIETVSSGIATELFDLKQVLSPELKEKLIQNMQDVYIEFKRHVMTARIMTDERLEKIAQGRIWLGEEAVQIGLADKVGTFDDCLEEMMKYLDIKDCKLYYAVKKTTIMDSIKSMNPLPFSLEINHELDIILKNKYKPMYYMNIKID
- the aphA gene encoding acid phosphatase AphA; protein product: MKKTILLLAFLTAGNLFAAGPKLPYTHQGFKTNDNVQIAVNFVSIDGIKESIKDMPPMTVSFDIDDTLIFSSQYFQYGFTYGPELGWGNNPKEVLNNQNFWDYVAEQADKHSIPKQSAIDIIKMHLERGDKIAFITGRTPHRNLENGTITETSLALQKSLKLPYAVPIWYTSETPLDGNKWDKTYYIKKVGSKIHYGDSDNDILAAREAGIRGIRVQRSYSSTNRQQLNGGYGEEVVINSAW
- a CDS encoding DUF1700 domain-containing protein — its product is MTKKEFMRKLDIYLKDLDYTDKKSVFDFYEEYFADLGIEDNDKIPTDMDPKIISRDILVELGIKKEEKWKRRGSFTSILLFLSGIITAPIAIPAIILVLVLIPLLFLFIIGVIAIPFIILWSLFTIPFKVIGLGSSFLVGSIGGLFILIGLAIIFIPIIISISKFIISIISDILMRIYRIISSKKKKKYSFTFKKGNTYFQEVESEDIFDEEIKEEIISLEGLKKIKFNDILGNVKIVRGNENNLKIMNFIDKIELIKVFNDGVLDLSIDSNKAVEILIEKLPTIVIEYKEENLDVEVDSLLGNIYYEYPKEGNLDIDSILGTLKVNLGEEKNIDISVDSKLGSLKIDDSIDKKLSSKKKIRIDSILGMVKIY
- a CDS encoding PadR family transcriptional regulator; this encodes MQISSEILDFCVLSCLNKEDLYGYILTQKVQDRIKISESTLYPVLRRLQKKDFLETYDSSFQGRNRRYYRITVEGKKELKKFTNEWLELKKEIESFIEEAGLYD
- a CDS encoding LLM class flavin-dependent oxidoreductase, translated to MKIELGISTFGETTIIEQTGKAISHAERIRNLVEEIELADKVGLDVYGIGEHHRDDFAVSNPEIILAAGAVNTKNIKLTSAVTVLSSADPIRIYQNFATVDALSKGRAEIMVGRGSFIESFPLFGYNLADYDELFKEKLDMLLAIKENEILNWKGTTHTHKVDGKGVYPRAEKLDVWVGTGGNLESTVNIALQGLPVAYAILGGGISGFKGLINHYRNIGLRANHPIENLKVAAHSWGFIAKDKEEAIKKYYYPTKLVMDRIAEERAHWSKLTWDRYLNMVGDDDVMFVGDPETVANKLIRMIEELGLNRFLLHLPLGSLPHEDILESIRLFGEEVAPKVREYFKDK